GATAAGAACGACCGTAGGCGTCGGGCACCAAGAGATCACGTCGTCCCCAAGCCCGTCGGCGTACCAGTGCTGGAGCCGAAGGCATCGGCACGCTGAATGCGAAACTCGGACGGCGTCATGCCGGTGGCGGATCGGAAGGCGCGTGCGAAGGCGCTGTGGTCGAAGAAGCCGCAGGAGTGGGCGATTTCAGCCACCGATCGATCCGAGTCGCGAAGCATGCGCGACGCCGCCGCGATTCGCGACTTGGTGATGAATTGGCTCGGCGTCAGATCGAAGAGGCGTTTGACGAGGCGAGCCAAGCGTTGAGGCGAGAGCTTCGAGCGACGCGCGAGCGACGCCGGAGTCACGTCGCCGGAGAGACTCTGCTCGAACTCCTCCAGCGCGCCGGCGAAGTCCTTCGGAATCTCGCACGGGTCGAGCGGTGCTCGAACGTCGCGTGAGAAGCCGATGAGGCCGACGATGTCGCCGCCGGCACCGGCGATCGGCAGCTTCGTGGTGAGGCACCAGACCGGATCGTTCGGTCGCTGCCAATGCAGTTCGAGATGATCGATCAGCGGGCGGCCGGTGCGCAAGACCTTCTCGTCTTGCTCCGTGGGAATCCGGCCGAAGTCG
The Planctomycetia bacterium genome window above contains:
- a CDS encoding helix-turn-helix domain-containing protein — protein: MHSPVSQVDVALLEKLFDRSPDAAFFVKDAAGRYVAVNESLVARHGLKNKSQVIGKCPRDICPGDFGRIPTEQDEKVLRTGRPLIDHLELHWQRPNDPVWCLTTKLPIAGAGGDIVGLIGFSRDVRAPLDPCEIPKDFAGALEEFEQSLSGDVTPASLARRSKLSPQRLARLVKRLFDLTPSQFITKSRIAAASRMLRDSDRSVAEIAHSCGFFDHSAFARAFRSATGMTPSEFRIQRADAFGSSTGTPTGLGTT